taccCTAATTATTAAGTAattaatatatcaatttatcaagtataaaaataattaacaattatctaaatattaacaataaacatctaatatatattttaaaaacctGTGTGGAGAATTTCCACAGAGAAATGGTAGATGGGGATCCCCATGGGATGAGGATAAAGGTCTCTGCCTCTACTCCATCCCCACTTCTCGGGAATTTTTCTCCTCCATCAAATAAATGAAGATTTCTGGTCCCTCTTGGGTGAATCCCTTTTGGAGATGGATAATCCGGCTCCATTTGCAACTCTAGATCTCACCGCTTTAAATTAAACATGCCTACGTATATATACCTTAGTAATATAACTTAGTGACTCATTTTTCATTTTGGATGTGAGATTCAGTTGATTTCTACTCATTGTCATTTTTTAGGTTGCTACTTAGTTGGAGTTTTCACCCCTTAAAGAACCATAATTCTGTACATTAAGAATTGAATTATGAGGCAACTAACTTGGATTCTTCTCCAGTTAAGTAAAACCTCAATTAGCACATTAAAAGTAGTATTTTGAAATCTTATATTGTAATTTAGTATTAATTAAAGTAGTCACAGATGATGACAAAACAATTTAGttcatataataattaattgtatttctcaCATTGTTTTTTTCATTCGTTTATAAGGAACTCCATTAAAGCACCAGAAGATTCAATTGGCTCCAGCAATGCCTGCCATGAATTCCGAGCATTTTGTATGGGCATGTATTGGTGATGAGATCACTAACAGAATCATATTTGATCTTGTTAAATACAACAACAAGGCAGTAAAATTAGTAGACTGGATAATTTGCAACTCAGCATATGATCTTGAGCCAGGAGCATTCACATTCGTCCCAAAGATTCTACCAATAGGACCACTTCTAGCTAACACTCGACAAGGAAATTCAAGAGGATCCTTCTGGCAAGAAGACACAAACTGCTTGAAATGGCTAGATCAACAACCACCAAATTCAGtgatatatgttgcatttggcAGTTTCACAATTTTTGACAAGACTCAATTCCAAGAACTAGCACTGGGGCTTGAACTCACCGGTAAGCCATTCCTGTGGGTTGTAAGGCCTGGTACTACTAATGAGAAAAATGTGTATCCTCAAGGATTTGAAGAGAGAGTAGCCAACCGAGGAAAAATTGTGGAATGGGCGCCTCAGCAGAAGGTCCTGAGCCACCCTTCTCTAGGATGCTTTTTGAGCCATTGTGGTTGGAACTCTACCATGGAAGGTGTAGCTAACGGTGTTCCATTCTTGTGTTGGCCATACTTTGCTGATCAGTTTCTTAATGAGACTTACATTTGTGATGTGTGGAAGGTGGGC
The DNA window shown above is from Euphorbia lathyris chromosome 1, ddEupLath1.1, whole genome shotgun sequence and carries:
- the LOC136212191 gene encoding UDP-glycosyltransferase 83A1-like — encoded protein: MSRRNILVIAYPAQGHVLPMMELSQCLVKHGFKITFVNTEYNHERVLNSLIEKDSIGEYINLVSVPDGLECMEDRDNLGKLTKSLFSFVPGKLEELIGKMNASEDEKISCVIADENNGWAFEVANKLNIRCAAFWPAAAALLALTFEVQKLIDDGIIDNNGTPLKHQKIQLAPAMPAMNSEHFVWACIGDEITNRIIFDLVKYNNKAVKLVDWIICNSAYDLEPGAFTFVPKILPIGPLLANTRQGNSRGSFWQEDTNCLKWLDQQPPNSVIYVAFGSFTIFDKTQFQELALGLELTGKPFLWVVRPGTTNEKNVYPQGFEERVANRGKIVEWAPQQKVLSHPSLGCFLSHCGWNSTMEGVANGVPFLCWPYFADQFLNETYICDVWKVGLNFSRDDFGIIRREEIKDKVEKVLSDEMIRKRVEELEEIAMISVGEYGHSNKIFSKFVEWLND